The genome window GATTTGTCGGCTCAGCCTTTGCCTCATCTGGATGCGCTGACAACAGGTGCATTTCTGACGAAACCAGAAGACAGAAGTTTTGAGCAAAACCAGGCGATCCAACTGTCCGAGCAGTTGGTGGATATGTTGCTGGAAACCGACATTCTGCTGCTGTCATCCCCTATGTGGAATCTAGGTCTGCCGTCTGTATTAAAAGCCTGGTTTGATCACATCACCAGAGCTGGACGCACTTTCGCCTTTACCCAAGAAGGCACCAAAGTGGGGCTGGTCACCCATAAAAAAGTTTATGTAGTGGTATCCAGCGGTAGCTGTTTTAGCCAGGGGCCTTTTGTGAACGACGATCAATTTACGCCTTATATCAAGGTCGCTTTGGCTTACATAGGCATAGAGGACGTGACTTTTATCAGAGTAGATGGAACTCATTTCCCCCTGACCAAAGACACAGCTTTACCCAAGGCGCTGAGCGCTGTTGATTTATTAACTGTTTGATTATTTAACCTTTAATTACTTTTAACTTAAACCCGGAGAACTATGATGAGCGACAGAGTCAATCACTTCCAAACTGTACCAAACCTGACCAAAGCGTTAATAGACGCCAGCATGGCATCTTACAAAACATCTATTGATGGGCTTATCAAAAGTCTGATTGATATCAGAGCCTCTCAGTTAAACAACTGTGCTTTTTGTCTGGATATGCATATCAAGCAAGCCAAGATTAAAGGCGAAGGCGAACTGCGTTTACACCATGTAGCAATTTGGCGTGAATCACCATTGTTTAACGCTAAAGAAAAAGCAGCGCTGGCGTTAACTGAAGCTTTAACCCATATTCCTGCTATCGGCATCAGCGATGAGCTGTACCGTTCAACCAAAGAACATTTCTCTGATGTGGAAATTTCTGAATTGACCTACGCAATTGGCCTGATCAACTTCTGGAACCGTATGCAAATTCTGGCGCAGATGGAACCAGGTTCACAAGACGCAGCTTTTGGTTTAACCAAGGCAGTGTTTAATTAGTAGGGGCGGGGCTGGTCCCCGCCCGTCTTGAATTCCAAACAAATCTTTATTGGGTTTATCCGCGCCCGTCCCGACATCAAACCTATGTCGGGCGGGTCGCGTAGTCAACAAAGCTGCAGTTTCAAGTACGACGGCTTTAGTCTATGCTGCGCAGCAGGGCGTTTATACCCACTTTAGCACGGGTCTGTGCATCGACTTTTTTAACGATGATAGCGGCGTACAGGCTGTGTGTGCCATCTTTAGATGGAATGGAACCTGGTACTACTACTGCACCTGCAGGCACACGACCATAAGTAATTTCGCCGGTTTCACGGTCGTAAATACGGGTCGACTGGCTGATATATACACCCATAGAAAGCACTGCGCCTTCTTCGATGATCACACCTTCCACTACTTCAGAGCGGGCACCAATAAAGCAGTTGTCTTCAATAATGGTTGGGTTGGCTTGCAGAGGCTCTAATACGCCACCAATGCCTACGCCACCGGATAAGTGCACGTTTTTACCAATCTGAGCACATGAACCCACAGTAGCCCACGTATCCACCATAGTGCCTTCACCGACATAAGCGCCGATATTGACGTATGAAGGCATCAGCACCACGTTTTTATCGATAAAACTGCCTTTACGCACTGCGGCAGGAGGTACAACACGTACACCTTCAGCTACAAAACGCTCGTGTGTGTAGTCGGCAAATTTCATCGGTACTTTATCGAAGAAACGGTTTTCAGCGCCGTCCATCACCTGATTGTCATTGATACGGAAAGACAATAACACAGCCTTTTTCAGCCATTGGTGAGTGACCCATTCGCCTGCTACTTTTTCGGCAACACGGGCTTTACCGCTGTCCAAGAGTTCAATGGCTGCAGTGACGGCAGCTTTGACTTCAGCAGTTACAGTGGCTGGAGTAATGGATGCACGTTGTTCAAACGCGGCTTCGATAATGGATTTTAAATCTGACAAAACTTTATCCCTCTGTCACATGAGTTAATTGTTCGACAAGAACACGACGCAGCTGTGATTGTTGATCGGCATCCAGCGCCTGATCTTGTCTCGTAGAAATCATAAAA of Rheinheimera sp. MM224 contains these proteins:
- a CDS encoding FMN-dependent NADH-azoreductase encodes the protein MKLLHIKVSPNLQGSSSRKVSQHLLEKLQSSYPKLTEQVLDLSAQPLPHLDALTTGAFLTKPEDRSFEQNQAIQLSEQLVDMLLETDILLLSSPMWNLGLPSVLKAWFDHITRAGRTFAFTQEGTKVGLVTHKKVYVVVSSGSCFSQGPFVNDDQFTPYIKVALAYIGIEDVTFIRVDGTHFPLTKDTALPKALSAVDLLTV
- the dapD gene encoding 2,3,4,5-tetrahydropyridine-2,6-dicarboxylate N-succinyltransferase; amino-acid sequence: MSDLKSIIEAAFEQRASITPATVTAEVKAAVTAAIELLDSGKARVAEKVAGEWVTHQWLKKAVLLSFRINDNQVMDGAENRFFDKVPMKFADYTHERFVAEGVRVVPPAAVRKGSFIDKNVVLMPSYVNIGAYVGEGTMVDTWATVGSCAQIGKNVHLSGGVGIGGVLEPLQANPTIIEDNCFIGARSEVVEGVIIEEGAVLSMGVYISQSTRIYDRETGEITYGRVPAGAVVVPGSIPSKDGTHSLYAAIIVKKVDAQTRAKVGINALLRSID
- a CDS encoding carboxymuconolactone decarboxylase family protein encodes the protein MMSDRVNHFQTVPNLTKALIDASMASYKTSIDGLIKSLIDIRASQLNNCAFCLDMHIKQAKIKGEGELRLHHVAIWRESPLFNAKEKAALALTEALTHIPAIGISDELYRSTKEHFSDVEISELTYAIGLINFWNRMQILAQMEPGSQDAAFGLTKAVFN